The genomic window CGATGGTTGAAGTCCTTTAATAAATGGTGAATATAGTGATGACATCAAAGAACATTAGTTGAGTTTAAGTTGAGATAAAAACAATTtcagaaaaaattaataaaagagaAGTAGAGTTAAGTTGCATAGCATAGTAATGGTATATTGGTttaaaaatggtaaaataaTGGTCTTTTAAAATTGGTTTAGATCGTGAGAGAAAAAATAGACTTTTTTATAACTTGTTTTTGGAAAGCTCAATAATGATATATTGCACCATTTTGCAGAATTAtccttctattttaaaatttgacaattttgatccatccaatatatattttgtctaaaatatgGTGATACaacatgttttaaattaattttatataagaTTTTTCTTACAAATTAACATATGTTGGTATTTTATCATAATCAAATCATATGTCACGCCGTTTAAAACATGTTACATTGTcaatttatagttaaaaattatgatagagGACCAAAactatcatattttaaaatataaagccTAAAtctataaaatgataaaaatatgagAACTGGAACTgcaattaaacctaaaaaaacaaaaaattatcaaaataaaataaaataaaaaatagtaaggtaataaattaaaataataataataatacaaccAAAAAATTGGTTCAAACcacttttttaatatattttagacATATTTATTAAATGGAGTTTAACTTCACAGTTGGCTTAGGAAAAATGACAGGCATAGAACACGCCAAATAACACACGCCAACTACTCAATTCATAGGTTTTGTTTCTCTATATATTACAATCTTGGAGTACACATGTTTGAACTTACAACAAGCTAGCAATGGAGAAAACATTCCTCTTGAAATTTTTCACTCTTTTAGCATATTCTTACTATGTTGTTCTGTTAACATTATCATCATCAGCTATAAGGTTGTTGATGGTGTCCCCAAATCAAAGAAGAAATGGGTAGGTATGTGCTGtttatgtttgtttaattttaagGTCACTAAATCAAAGTTTGCATGTAAATTAATCTCCGCTAGTTTTGATAATTGCCAACATGGTTCATGAATTTAAGGTCTAGATTGACATACATATGGCATAATAAATCTTCAacattgaataaaatattactaTCAGTATTAAATCTAAAGACTATAAActtatggaaaatgttaacatgtgcaccaaaggcacatgttaagaatacaaatatagtaatattctCTCGTAATttgtgcattatattttttaaatattaaattcttttatgttattaaatataaatttctatttttagataccTTAATATGTGCCCTTggttagggatggcaaaaaaactcaaacccgagagacccacccgaacccaaacccaagtcaacgggcgaaacccgatttgactgggtttgggtttgggttcgggtgacacccgataatatgggtgtgagtttggtatcagtcaaacccacacccgaaacccatacacccacacgaaatattttataattacctaattacccccatagtctccctcaattttcttggaagaccttaaattttagttgtaatttaatttcttgaaagtctatgttgtaatttcttgaaagtctatgtttgaatttccttggaataccttaattttagatgtaatttaattcaaagtctatgttgtaatttaatttcttaaatttgcaaattattttcaaatgtgatgcgggtttgggtttgggtggaaaaaacccaaacccaatgggtgtgggcgtgggtgttgttttgccacccgaatagcctttgggtttgggtgatgatttcgggtgtgggtttagtaaatgtcaaacccgcacccatgggcgcccgttgccatccctacccttagtgcacatgttaacatgaccctaaacTTATTTGTGCATCATGAAACATATTCTTCACTTTTTCAtgtttagaaagaaaaaaaaacaaaaaaccttcGATAGATTCATTCAATTATATTAATTTCAACTTTATTCCTTCAAAATTAAAAGACTTTATGGAATCTAATATATGCCCCGAAACTTTTATCTATTCACAGAAATTTCACAGGGACTTGGACTTACCACCAACAAGGCAACAGCAGTTTAATTACACTTACGGAATAAGCAAGTACACAGCAACAGTGCCTTGTCCAACAAGAACTAGCATCATAGCAAGAGTAATCTACTCACATTTTATGAAGGGTTACAAAGCTCCTACTAAATCATATGCTCGAAAGTCAGACAATACAAGAACAAAAAACAATCGACTATACCAAGAGAAACCACCCAACCATGACAATAAATTAGGCCAAGCTTATAATGACGTACATTTAAACAAGGCCAAAGCTTTTCCGTTAACTATAATGACGTCCCTGGAATACTCTGATTATCACTGTGGATGAATCGAAGGGTTATTACCAGTTGAATTCATGAAAATCAAACCATCCTTTTTAAAACTACGATCAAAGAGCATCAACGGTAGATCAAATTCGTCACTGTGAAGTAATCCTAGTGGGGATTCAGTTTTAGGGTTACAAATGATGTAGGACTCAATTAAGCCAGTTAGAAGGTTGACTCTGGTCCCAAAGCATGACCATGATACCAAAAATTGGGTAGtgataggttttttttttttgtcgaagTAGGTCCATTGATTTTGAATTTAGCGGTGATTCATAGTTTACTGCTAAATTCAAAAGCAAGGGATCCacttggataaaaaaaaaaaaacaacctaTCGGTATCCAAATAATCTACATCCTGAAAATCTTTGGTATCATGATCATGTTTTGGGTTTGACGAGAGTCAACATTCTCGTTTGCTTAATTATTAGGTCCTACATCATTCGTAATCCTAACATTGAACCCCCATTAGGATTACCTCACAGTGGCGAATTCGATGTACCGTTGATGCTCTTTGATCGTAGTTTTAAAAAGGACGGTTCGATTTTCACGAATTCAACTAGTGATAATCAGAGTATTTCAGGAACGTCATTATAATCAACGAAAAAGCTTGACCTTGTTTAACTATACAACATTATAAGTATAGATTTCGTAAAAAAGATACATTAATTGCAATTATTGTTACTCAAACTCGCCAATTAAACCCACAATTTGAAACACCAGCAAATTAATCATTCCCCGAAAGGATTCTctctttattatgtttttttttttgcattacttatttttttttctatttcttaattattattCTAGGTTGGTGATCGGAATGAactatttcaaaatttaaatggtCCCTGCAAATAAACCACTGTCAACAACCACGTCACGTCCAACAGTATTGGACTCGGATACAAAATAGTAGGTGGTCTGAAACGATAGTGTTGACACTTAATTTTGTCATGACAAATTTTATAAGTATATAGTACAATATAGagttaaatatgaaaatgatcCTTGCAAATATAGatagttttaattttagtccttgtaaaaataaattttattattttagtccttgtaaatatataacataacattttgcttttggtcaaaattgatttttattggAATTGGTCCTTGtaatatgtaaaatattttattttagtcctttaaaaaataaggactaaaataaatattacaatGACTAATTTAAACATAACCTATTTTGCAAGGACTAAAACAAACATCAAGGCCCAAAAGCGAAACGTTATATATTTGCAAGGAgtaaaacgaaaaaaaatattcatttatattACAATATCtatgaaattaaatattattgttttttaaattgtgtattcaatattttaaaattttaatttttttttgctcattttttttaaattttaatattttcaaaataaaattattattttatttctcctTTTGATTCTTTTGTATTGGTTTTATTTTAAGCATAGAAGATAAACCtcatatatattctctagtagTTTAAACGAAACAAAGTACAAGACATCATTATAGTGCTTACTAATTGATCATGATTGCCTCAAACTTTTCAGTCTAATGATACAATTTTCAGACAGAAATAGTTACTAGTATATATGATTTTCATTCCCATATAGTATCACATTTTACTGCCCCTAATATAAAGTTCACCTATGCTATATCACAAGAGAATGTAAACTTTGTATCCATCTAAAGTATAAAAAAAGTCCATAAGAAAATTTCAATTAATACATATATACTACACTTCGAATTCAAAATAGGAtcaaacttatgtacagttccaAATACATAGTTTTTACTGTGCTAGATATATggggaagttatttttatttaaaaacatttttctttttctttttttaattaaaaaatataaataactacatTTTTGTGAGAGGGACAAGAAAAACAGCATttaaagaaatgcatataagttttgtcctttgaAATATATACGGTTTTTTGGAACACTGCGTGTCAAAATGCAGCTACCGACCAACTAACTTCCACATATGAAATCCATTCTTAACGTTAAAACTTTGCCAtaaaaaggagaagaaaagaATTAATAAAAGGATCATCATTAtaagttttctttttattattcttCCTATAGTTTTATATACTAAATAATCATATATAGGAACCATATTATTACTTTAACACAAATAGGGAACAGAAAATCCCTTCAAGATAAGTAACTgtatataaaaagaatttttttgaaagaagAATCAAAAGCAAAATCATTTACTTTAACGTTGGACATGTTATATATGGGTTCCACAAAGGTTACAATTGATTATAGTTGGAGATTCATCAAGGTTTATATATGTAACAAATTGTGGATCAATCATATCATTCAGTCCCTCTTGATCTCTTTCAATTACTAATTAGTTCTAACTAATGGCTAATTAATAATATTCCATGGATATTAAATATGGTAAATACTACTAATAAACATGCTTAGAATCTATATTAAAGGATCATAATCAAGAAAACTTAAGAAACAAAGCAAACCCGTTAAAAGGAGGACAAGAGAAGGCCATACCAATAATTTGGGCACATGGAACTTAGCTTTACTAGGCCAAAATTTTTTGGCCTTCCAAATTAGAATATACGTAATCagtaatcaattttataaattgatttttggtcaaaagaaaatttatgaATTGATTTGAGATCAAACTACTCGGATTacacatttaaaaaattaatattttaaacgATTTTAATCATTAATGTAAACCAAACACGTGATAATCTATTTAATATGATATATTATACGGTTAAGATTGTTTAATGGCATGTTTTTACAACCGCAAAGAATGtgaatcatttttatttttgttttcgatataagttttcttttttagagGTGATTCAAGTTGAGATATTATCAGACGCTAAATGTCGACATAGATGTTTCTTTTAATCAAgattaaaattttgattcaacACATTATGCGAGTATACAAAGTTTGCTAAACTCAACTCAATTTGGTTCGTCTgagtctttttttctttttatattaaccTTCTGGTTTCCAAGCAAAAGAGATACTGATAATTCAAATTTCGATCGTGAGATAATCAAAGTCTGATAAAAATTTGTTCTCGCTAGGAATCTGAGTCTTCTTTATACACCCTTATTATATTCACATTCTTTTGACACATGACTTTAATGTTTTGAAACATTTGAATTTGGTCATCCTTTTTATATATGCCCTCAACAAACCAAACGACAAACATCATAGCATTACATTTCCCGGTGGTATCAAAGGAAGAAAATGCACAACACACAAAGAGGTCAAACATTAGAACATAGCTTTGTCATCTTACAAGTaagagaagaacaagaacaagctCAACAACCcaaaatttcttcttctaattTCAAGTTAAACTTTTCAACAATGAAACTCATTAATCGTTTCCGCAAGGTCCTAATGCGTTTTGTATTCCCATCTAATTCTTCTCATCATAGGTCATCAGCAGATTCATCAAGGCATAGAAACTCTTCTGAAAGATTTGAACCACCAAAGACTTCATGTAGTTCATATTACTCATCTTATTCTCATTACAATGAGGCTATTTCTGATTGCATTGAGTTTTTCAACAAAGAGGGTGTTTTGGATGGGAGAAAATCATCCGATGTTAATGTGTAACACTCTTTTTCATGTCTTTTACCAACCATATGCTTATGCGAATCTTTGTCGGCCAGGTCTCGAACTGAGTGCCTCGAGATTGAAGAGTGAAATCCACAACCAAGTGACCTCTCGAGAGACAGGCTATGCTTATGCTACTCCAATGTATATGTGAGCTCTCATTCATTAATTTCTTCATATGACCATTTGgctattttgttgttattttattatattatcattttcatttgttttgatTATATGCTCCACCATATTGTATTTTACAAgtattctgttttttttaagtgttgaatttgaatataattcttctttttctttttgtgacgaaattgaatataatttttcttgtgGGTAATGCATCCGTTGCTTGCTACCTCTTTATTGACTACTAGTAATTAGAATTCATGCCCTTCATAATATTGATGATTCTATGAAGAAGGGCATGTGCATTTTACGCTTCAGTTTGTTTACCTAAAAAGAAAGTCACGAGTTTTTTATGAATTTCATTTGAAGTGGCATGACAATATATATTTACTCGTTATCTAAAACATTGATTTTgtgaatacaaaaaaaaaaaacattgattttGTTACCTCAAAACTGATCCAAACCAAATCGTGAGTACTCCTAGTTGGGCAGGATGAAAGGTGGGGTTGGGGTTTTGCACATGATGGTGatttttatatccttcattgtaatttcactaaaaaaataaaaaaataaaaaaataatataagataaatacaaaaggaaagatatatgcttaaaaatatcaacaaaacaaactaCAAATAGAAATAATTCATACGCATAAAGTtaggaaaaaaacaataaaaacttaataaataaaaaaattatagaaagaatataaacaatcttgacccaaaaaaaataaagaatatagacaatttttaacaata from Trifolium pratense cultivar HEN17-A07 linkage group LG1, ARS_RC_1.1, whole genome shotgun sequence includes these protein-coding regions:
- the LOC123902041 gene encoding uncharacterized protein LOC123902041, producing the protein MHNTQRGQTLEHSFVILQVREEQEQAQQPKISSSNFKLNFSTMKLINRFRKVLMRFVFPSNSSHHRSSADSSRHRNSSERFEPPKTSCSSYYSSYSHYNEAISDCIEFFNKEGVLDGRKSSDVNV
- the LOC123894502 gene encoding uncharacterized protein LOC123894502; the encoded protein is MEFNFTVGLGKMTASNGENIPLEIFHSFSIFLLCCSVNIIIISYKVVDGVPKSKKKWKFHRDLDLPPTRQQQFNYTYGISKYTATVPCPTRTSIIARVIYSHFMKGYKAPTKSYARKSDNTRTKNNRLYQEKPPNHDNKLGQAYNDVHLNKAKAFPLTIMTSLEYSDYHCG